A stretch of DNA from Bactrocera neohumeralis isolate Rockhampton chromosome 6, APGP_CSIRO_Bneo_wtdbg2-racon-allhic-juicebox.fasta_v2, whole genome shotgun sequence:
CTCACGGTTGCAGCGCCATAGGTGCTACGACGGCCTGCCGCTATTGACTTTCTTTGTATGGCGCCATTTCCAAAACCCGCGAAACAGCTTCTATTGAGAATTAAATTGTTTAGGCGAGTTGTACGCACACTAATTGGTTCACGCTGTGGAGCCATATTTACAAAGCACTcggtttatatattttacaaataactCTACTACACAAGGACAAAGTAATATACAATTCACATTgctttattttgcaattttcaaaatattaatgaacGCAGCAGCTGCATAAACTAtgaaacaagcaaacaaaaaaggaCATGAGCGTTGGATCTTTTGAAATCAAACAAACGCGGCGAATTCCAAAATAACCTTGCCACATAGCAAGTAATATTTTAGAATGAACATAACGGGGCATATCGATAGCTAATATTTGCTATCTAAACAACTTTATTGCTACCAATATAACCAATGCCGTCTCCTTATTGGTTATGTATGGCAACAAGTTGTCTAAATAACTATTGCTggcaataacatattttttccagtTTTGAAAGCTCAGTTTCCATTTAATGGAGCGGCAAGATGTACATAGTTTCCGCTGCATGTTATCTAGAAAGACTTTCTTCATAATATAAACAATGCATGGGCTTTTACAGCCCGAACATAAGTATTCTTAGCACAAAAATATGGGCAATAACTGTTagaataaatatgcaaattgttGCCAATAGCTATCTTCTGCGGAATGTCACTAACGATATGTAAGCGTGAAATAATGGATGAATAAacactatatttttttctatatatacacGACTAGTCCTCTCTACTATATTTCTGATATACAAAATGATCGATCAAATAAAGTCCATATATGGGGGCAACTTTTTAGTTAACCAGGTATCTGCGGAAAATTTggcattatatttttaaaattgttacagtttttttggcaaaaacaaCATATACACTTTCAGAGGGTATTATCCTCAATAATGTACTACAAAAGGGGAAAATTCTCAAGTTTGGCATTATGGGTTGTGTTTTGCCGGCTGGGCGATAGTTGGAAAACAGCTGATTTgatagttaaatttttatatttagttagCTTTTCAACATTTCATTAAACTATTTTTGCTAAGCTTGTATTTAAGTGAAAATGGCTACAGATATATTATCGGTTTTGTCTGGTTCGCCAAACCAACTTATGTCATTAAATAGCAAGCGATGGAATAGTTTGCGTCATATATTAGAACGACCGGGTCCGTTCTGCAAATCTGACTTCACCGCATCTGCCGAAAATTTAGAAGCTTTACAGACTGTGCTTAAGATTCTAGTCATCGGTAAATAAGaacttatgtgtatatatgtacatatatattttttaagaaatataaatcTTTGCATATATTTGTAGGTGCCGGTGGCCTTGGGTGTGAATTATTAAAGGATCTTGCTATGATGGGTTTTGGCAATTTGCATGTCATTGATATGGACACAATTGAATTATCTAATTTGAATCGCCAATTCCTTTTCAGACGCAAAGACCTAGGATTATCGAAAGCAGAATGTGCTGCACGTTTTATAAATGAGCGTGTACCCACTTGTCATGTAACTTCACATTTTGCTAAAATTCAAGACTTTGATGAAAgtttttattcacaatttcaCATTATTGTATGTGGATTAGATTCCATTGTTGCACGTCGTTGGATTAACGGTATGCTAATATCTATGCTTGATTACAATGAAGATGGTAGTGTTGATCCATCTACGATAATACCATTGATTGATGGTGGCACTGAAGGCTTTAAAGGAAATGCGCGTGTAATTTTACCTGGACTCACGTCATGTATTGAGTGTACTCTAGATTTGTTTCCACCACAAGTGACATATCCCTTGTGCACAATTGCTAATAC
This window harbors:
- the LOC126763535 gene encoding nedd8-activating enzyme E1 catalytic subunit, with protein sequence MATDILSVLSGSPNQLMSLNSKRWNSLRHILERPGPFCKSDFTASAENLEALQTVLKILVIGAGGLGCELLKDLAMMGFGNLHVIDMDTIELSNLNRQFLFRRKDLGLSKAECAARFINERVPTCHVTSHFAKIQDFDESFYSQFHIIVCGLDSIVARRWINGMLISMLDYNEDGSVDPSTIIPLIDGGTEGFKGNARVILPGLTSCIECTLDLFPPQVTYPLCTIANTPRLPEHCIEYVKIIQWEKENPFSAPLDGDDPQHVAWVYERSLERANQYNISGITYRLVQGVIKNIIPAVASTNAVIAAACATEVFKLGTSCYDNMNNYMNFNDIEGIYTYTYPPEKSDTCLACSNTPQDLNVDDPNTTTLDDLIKILCESQRFQLKSPGLTTIIDGKNKTLYMSAVKSIEQQTRANLTMSLAELGLYDGASIMVSDVNMPTTITLILKYHPNEVEMK